The window GCCCCCAGCCATGTTTGTGCCTCGTCTTCATATATTACATGCTCTTCAAAGTAATGCTTTGTTAACGCAACAATTTCCGCGCCGTACGTTAATTGCTCTTGGTATAACAGTGCAAGCTCCTTTACCCATGAGAGCTGCCCTTCACTGGCCTGAACAGGTATTAGATTCTCTTTTTGTAAATATGGTAAAACAAGCTCGACCAATGCATCTGCAGATAAGCATTTAATATATTGATTGTTCATCCACATCAGTTTTTTCTGATCAAACATCGAAACGGATTTTGAAAGTCGCCCCACATCAAATTGTCCAATTAATGCTTTTTGCGATAACAATTCTTGCTCCCCTTCTGGAGACCAACCCAATAAAGCAAAGAAATTAAACATTGCCTCCGGTAAAAAGCCTAGTTCACGATATTGCGATACGAACTGGACAATGGTTTCATCCCGCTTCGAGAGCTTTTTACGTTGTTCATTAACAATCAATGTCATATGTCCATATTGTGGTGGTGTCCAACCAAATGCCTCGAATACCATGAGTTGTTTTGGCGTATTCGATAAATGTTCTTCCCCGCGGAATACATGGGAGATGTCCATATCATAATCATCCAATGCTACTGCAAAATTATAAGTCGGGATACCATTCGTTTTCATAATAACCCAATCGCCGATATCTTTGGATTGGAATACGACATTCCCGCGAACTAAATCATGGAAACGATAAGTTCCTTCAGGTACACGCATTCGAAGTGTATACGCTTCACCTGCTGCCTCTTTTGCTTGTATTTGCTGTTGTGTCAATGCTCTGCAAGTACCGTCATAGTGAGGTGCTGCTACCCCTTTTTGTTTCTGTTCTTCCCGAGATTGTTGCAGGCGTTCTGCTGAACAAAAACATTTATAGACTTGACCATTTGCCAATAGTTTTTCGGCGCGCTCTTTGTAAAGAGGTAGACGCTCCATTTGCCGGTACGGTGC is drawn from Lysinibacillus sp. SGAir0095 and contains these coding sequences:
- the gltX gene encoding glutamate--tRNA ligase, with amino-acid sequence MTKKVRVRYAPSPTGFLHIGGARTALFNYLYAKHHDGTFIVRIEDTDVERNVEGGEASQLDNLRWLGIIPEESIDIGGPYAPYRQMERLPLYKERAEKLLANGQVYKCFCSAERLQQSREEQKQKGVAAPHYDGTCRALTQQQIQAKEAAGEAYTLRMRVPEGTYRFHDLVRGNVVFQSKDIGDWVIMKTNGIPTYNFAVALDDYDMDISHVFRGEEHLSNTPKQLMVFEAFGWTPPQYGHMTLIVNEQRKKLSKRDETIVQFVSQYRELGFLPEAMFNFFALLGWSPEGEQELLSQKALIGQFDVGRLSKSVSMFDQKKLMWMNNQYIKCLSADALVELVLPYLQKENLIPVQASEGQLSWVKELALLYQEQLTYGAEIVALTKHYFEEHVIYEDEAQTWLGANETTAIAAALTTALQQATPNSSAEWKQLIQTVQQQTGLKGKALFMPIRILLTGQMHGPELPLVLKLLGKDLLVKRLAQFNKVSI